CAAGAACTACTACCGCCGCAAGCCGCAGAAGGTCAGGGACGCCGAGGCGGCCAACCTGCCCATTTACGTTCTGAAAAGCAACACCCCGCCCCAGATTAAGCAGATGCTGCAGAATATCTATCCGCTCACCGGCCCGGGCAAGCGTGACTCATTCCAGGTGGCGCTTGCCGAAGCCGAAGCGGCGGTGGAACAGGTAAAGAACGGTGATGAGGGCGAGGTTGAGCTCAGCCCCCAGAGCGCCTATATCCGCCGCCTGCAGCACCTAATCGCGGAAAGAAACGAACTAACCTCACGCAGCGAAGGCAAAGACCCGAACCGACGGGTGAAGATTTACAAGGGGGTAGCATAGTATGTCTCTATTTATCACCTTTGAGGGTGGAGAAGGAGGAGGGAAAAGTACACAGGCAAATATTTTAGTTGAACGTCTACGTAAAGAAAAAAAGTGGCGTGTAATTTATGCTGAGGAACCTGGTACTACTCTTCTGGGTAAAATGCTGAAGGAATGGCTGCGTGACCGCAACCGTTCACTAACTTTGATTCCTAAAGATGAAACACAATTATCACTTGTTGAACAACCTTTGGATGATAATTTGCTACCAGACATTTTGCTGCATGCAGTAGCACCGCGCGCAGAATTACTTGCCTTTACTATTGCACGTGCACAACTTGTCGAGGAAATTATTATACCAAATTTAAAAAATAATAATATTGTGGTTTGCAATCGTTATGCTGATTCGACTACTGCTTATCAAGGCTATGGGCGAGGACTGGATTTAAAATTGATCAGGATGGCTAATGAGGTTGCTACTCAAGGGATTAAACCAGACCTTACTATATTGTTAGACTTATCACCAGAAGATGGGCTAGCTAGAAAATTCGGAACTAGCAAAGAAGACCATTTTGAGAAGCAGGTATTGGATTTTCATCAAAGAGTAAGAACTGGGTTTCTAACTTTAGCTAAAGAAGAGCCTGATAGATGGCTGGTGGTGGATGCTGCACAGTCTAAAGAAAAGATAGCTGAGATTATCTGGCGGAAAGTCAGTCAGTTGCTCTCAAAAAAGCTTTAAGGGGTGTTTAAGAGGGGCGGAGCCCCTCTTTTTAATTTCTTCCCCTTCCCCTTATCAAGGGAAAGGGGATAAAGGGGATGGGGTTGCTAAATATTCATCAAAGACCATCCTTTAGCGAGGAAGAAGAACTGCTGGCCCGGGGAATCAGGCTTATTGCCGGGGTGGATGAGGTGGGGCGGGGCTCCATAGCCGGTCCGGTGGTTGCTGCCGCAGTCATCCTGCCGAATAACCTGAGGGCATCGTGGCTCGCCGAGGTAAGAGACAGCAAAGAGTTAAGTCCGGTGAAACGCGAAATCCTCAATAAACATATCAGGGAAACGGCGATATCGTTTGGCATCGGAGCCGTAAGTCACAAGCTTATAGATACCTTGGGAATCGTCAGGGCAAACAAACTGGCTATGAAACTGGCCATAGATAAGCTTTCGCCAGCACCCCAGTACCTGCTCATTGACTACCTGCAATTGCCAGCAGTGCGTCTGCCCCAGAAGGGGATCACCGACGGCGACTGCAAGTGCTTTTCCATTGCCTGCGCTTCCATCGTGGCGAAAGTGGCCAGGGATAATATGATGGTCAAGATGGATCGACTTTATTCGGGATATAGGTGGGCGG
This genomic stretch from Chloroflexota bacterium harbors:
- the tmk gene encoding dTMP kinase; its protein translation is MSLFITFEGGEGGGKSTQANILVERLRKEKKWRVIYAEEPGTTLLGKMLKEWLRDRNRSLTLIPKDETQLSLVEQPLDDNLLPDILLHAVAPRAELLAFTIARAQLVEEIIIPNLKNNNIVVCNRYADSTTAYQGYGRGLDLKLIRMANEVATQGIKPDLTILLDLSPEDGLARKFGTSKEDHFEKQVLDFHQRVRTGFLTLAKEEPDRWLVVDAAQSKEKIAEIIWRKVSQLLSKKL
- a CDS encoding ribonuclease HII, coding for MGLLNIHQRPSFSEEEELLARGIRLIAGVDEVGRGSIAGPVVAAAVILPNNLRASWLAEVRDSKELSPVKREILNKHIRETAISFGIGAVSHKLIDTLGIVRANKLAMKLAIDKLSPAPQYLLIDYLQLPAVRLPQKGITDGDCKCFSIACASIVAKVARDNMMVKMDRLYSGYRWAENKGYCTEAHMVGLSRLGPSPIHRRTFEPVRGYF